One Herbaspirillum rubrisubalbicans genomic window carries:
- a CDS encoding T6SS effector BTH_I2691 family protein: MACTNPQNPSCPNCNKSGLAILPVRYCVVPKEVDAFVPAPLGNKVLTVPLRNHNYALRTLRQGFLYLFHEKHPSGSHIKWEVYAVSEAGTLWKMPSASAIRLVSEDPQCARNGHNLPASVITIEEPQHCKRVWLAFSEHIWSAETLAEFERDVKLRDRRMQCLEPATWIAAGGYRHGLAASKRNIEQILEYRPRYDAGTLNRRGMRNISKPAKDGSYFKEVLARESTVHISYARPDQSETVASLMQQIGKQTKGKDHPPMIMGLWDAVGIVHELNGYRNDVVGWSEKYMDELEQQVSAMMTIDGLREVLGERAAQFQEEVQQAQPIRQPDTEPIRARAATRPTQERQKLEEICDLIDDLRMKDISPRVIDPDHLLHRVNRLPEPQRSEELAKARLKADELVRARGRAGRKNVAYARAGAWKKYESRLDKPLLEKFKKNYQAFQDEVARIAEERTEDLVLWLESKSLLDAFSEFHGKNVHDGMVFDDQVGRALFGVNHSLVGQLKIAAWVDDMQATENNLIWRAMALNQVDAMRELDTYLKEASAHNDKRVLASSLGWDTVFQKSLKSVADVYKKANSLYVANDKAASAKGSMAFDVALKAYPTRGIDRQIMTTGDAIMRRFRINSVLDYGGEKMIQHLLSIRALVDPTDSLQLIRVQSKEEGIARQQTMERLRTARTFLLEDKPEMRTVQAEKLRAAWEGFKNSGTHSNAVKDIRLNLLVMFIEGGNFAKMMGEVLKKGDKKSWLALAASGMTITAGLCDITATLVKGIAQDAAGDFDKGASLWSYQRLKLAGGLLSAGGSAIGAYLDYEQYVSAKHREHTALTGLYGLRLAGGASSAIISVATALTYSTPYIRHLTTRSVLILTAKKVGQKEIPFLVARGLLMSMGAALSITLFTLQVLIWIFDEDELQIWCSLCSFGEKRDTRAGYASNREQMLALNKALVELALAPPAKEENSQRAWGALEEPTLEELRMYF, from the coding sequence ATGGCTTGTACCAATCCTCAGAATCCATCCTGCCCGAACTGCAACAAAAGCGGTCTGGCCATCCTGCCGGTACGCTATTGCGTGGTCCCCAAGGAGGTTGATGCATTTGTGCCCGCTCCGTTGGGTAACAAGGTCTTGACGGTCCCTCTGCGCAATCACAACTATGCGCTGCGCACCTTGAGACAGGGTTTCCTCTATCTCTTCCACGAGAAGCATCCCAGCGGTAGCCACATCAAATGGGAAGTCTATGCAGTCTCCGAGGCCGGCACGCTATGGAAGATGCCATCGGCGAGCGCCATCAGGCTGGTCAGCGAGGACCCCCAGTGTGCGCGCAATGGGCACAATCTCCCGGCATCGGTCATCACGATCGAAGAGCCGCAACACTGCAAGCGAGTCTGGCTGGCGTTTTCCGAGCATATATGGAGCGCGGAGACGCTGGCCGAGTTTGAGCGTGACGTCAAACTCCGTGACCGCCGGATGCAATGCTTGGAGCCGGCGACCTGGATAGCCGCCGGCGGCTATCGCCACGGGCTTGCCGCGAGCAAACGCAACATCGAGCAGATATTGGAGTATCGCCCGCGGTATGACGCTGGCACGCTCAACAGACGCGGTATGAGAAACATCAGCAAGCCGGCCAAGGATGGCAGCTATTTCAAGGAGGTACTCGCGCGGGAAAGCACCGTCCATATCTCCTATGCCCGTCCGGATCAAAGTGAGACCGTCGCCAGCCTGATGCAGCAGATCGGCAAACAGACAAAGGGAAAAGATCATCCGCCAATGATCATGGGGCTGTGGGATGCGGTAGGCATCGTGCATGAGCTCAATGGCTATCGCAATGACGTGGTCGGCTGGTCGGAGAAGTACATGGACGAGCTGGAGCAGCAGGTCTCGGCGATGATGACCATTGATGGCTTGCGGGAAGTGCTGGGGGAGCGCGCGGCTCAATTTCAGGAGGAGGTGCAGCAGGCACAGCCCATCAGGCAACCTGATACTGAGCCGATACGGGCCCGTGCCGCGACCCGTCCGACGCAGGAGCGGCAGAAGCTTGAGGAAATCTGCGACCTCATCGATGACTTGCGCATGAAGGACATTTCCCCCCGGGTCATTGATCCTGACCATCTGCTCCACCGCGTCAATCGACTACCTGAACCGCAGCGTAGCGAAGAACTGGCAAAGGCGCGCCTGAAGGCTGACGAACTGGTCCGTGCACGGGGAAGAGCGGGCCGCAAGAATGTTGCCTACGCGCGTGCCGGTGCCTGGAAAAAGTATGAAAGCCGGCTGGACAAGCCACTACTGGAAAAATTCAAGAAGAACTACCAGGCTTTTCAGGACGAGGTCGCTCGCATCGCCGAGGAGCGTACGGAAGACCTGGTGCTCTGGCTGGAATCGAAGAGTCTGCTGGACGCCTTTAGCGAGTTTCATGGAAAGAACGTCCATGACGGCATGGTGTTTGACGATCAGGTCGGCCGTGCGCTCTTTGGCGTGAACCACAGCCTGGTTGGCCAGCTCAAGATCGCCGCCTGGGTGGACGACATGCAGGCCACCGAAAACAATCTGATATGGCGGGCGATGGCGCTCAATCAGGTCGATGCGATGCGCGAACTCGATACCTACCTGAAAGAGGCCAGCGCCCACAACGACAAGCGGGTGCTGGCGTCCAGCCTTGGCTGGGACACCGTCTTTCAAAAGAGCCTGAAGTCGGTGGCCGACGTCTACAAGAAGGCCAACAGCCTCTACGTCGCTAACGACAAGGCGGCCTCCGCCAAAGGGTCGATGGCCTTCGATGTCGCACTCAAGGCGTATCCCACGCGGGGCATCGATCGTCAGATCATGACGACGGGCGACGCCATCATGCGGCGATTCCGGATCAACAGCGTGCTCGATTATGGGGGCGAGAAAATGATCCAGCACCTCTTGAGCATCCGGGCGCTGGTGGATCCGACAGACTCGCTGCAACTGATACGGGTGCAATCGAAGGAAGAAGGCATTGCGCGACAGCAGACCATGGAACGGCTGCGCACGGCCAGGACCTTCCTGCTGGAAGACAAGCCGGAGATGAGAACAGTGCAGGCAGAGAAGTTGCGTGCGGCCTGGGAAGGATTCAAGAACAGCGGGACGCACAGCAATGCCGTCAAGGACATCCGGTTGAACTTGCTGGTCATGTTCATTGAGGGCGGCAACTTTGCCAAGATGATGGGCGAAGTCCTGAAGAAGGGCGACAAGAAAAGCTGGCTGGCGCTGGCCGCTTCAGGCATGACGATTACCGCGGGACTGTGCGATATCACGGCGACGCTGGTGAAAGGGATTGCGCAGGATGCGGCAGGTGATTTTGACAAGGGCGCTTCGCTCTGGAGCTATCAGCGGTTGAAGTTGGCGGGGGGATTGTTGAGTGCGGGGGGATCGGCGATTGGGGCTTATTTGGACTATGAGCAGTATGTGAGCGCAAAGCATAGAGAGCACACGGCTTTAACTGGCTTATATGGTCTGAGATTAGCCGGAGGAGCGTCCAGCGCAATCATATCGGTAGCAACTGCCCTAACGTACTCAACTCCTTACATCCGTCATTTAACTACGAGGTCAGTTCTCATTCTTACGGCAAAGAAAGTGGGACAGAAAGAAATTCCGTTCCTTGTGGCAAGAGGCTTGCTGATGAGTATGGGAGCGGCGCTCTCAATCACTCTGTTCACGTTACAAGTTCTTATATGGATTTTCGACGAGGACGAGTTGCAAATATGGTGCTCCCTTTGCTCATTCGGAGAAAAACGCGACACCCGCGCTGGGTACGCGTCCAATAGGGAGCAAATGCTGGCTCTCAACAAGGCCCTGGTGGAGCTGGCGCTAGCACCTCCTGCAAAAGAAGAGAACTCCCAAAGAGCCTGGGGAGCACTTGAAGAACCCACATTGGAAGAGTTACGAATGTATTTTTGA
- a CDS encoding DUF4123 domain-containing protein: MLIQNLHRHFSTHSESRCLLRINPVLQDPFDSSEVDQDRRVRFPVAHANFDPLLGPYLVTLDLARRHDSDLLERSVEWAWAGWTMEQLQRMRGQSVCGWITCAVSANDLARHWAASCYLHRWNGLDTLLRFHDPGVREWLWPMLDAQQRHTLLGPAQSIWAIGRQHSLLVQERSPEDLTAIASAPSMMRLQLRADQWSGVSDFANVHAAWLQLCSQDSLWADRLAMQAGWPQRTFHSLQHASRYGLHDARCRTLFAKHALEIGSDFHLAPLLSPVWLKTAEGVPYGRALEDLIHDRPDLLAGIFRKGL; encoded by the coding sequence GTGCTGATCCAGAATCTGCACCGCCATTTCAGCACTCATTCGGAAAGTCGATGCCTGCTGCGGATTAATCCTGTGCTTCAGGATCCCTTCGACTCCAGTGAAGTGGACCAAGACAGGCGCGTGCGCTTTCCTGTCGCTCATGCCAACTTCGACCCGCTGCTGGGCCCCTATCTTGTGACGCTGGATCTGGCGCGCCGCCACGACTCCGATCTGCTGGAACGCAGCGTGGAATGGGCTTGGGCCGGCTGGACAATGGAGCAGCTACAAAGAATGCGTGGGCAGTCGGTATGCGGATGGATCACCTGCGCCGTCAGTGCCAACGATCTGGCCCGACATTGGGCTGCAAGCTGCTATCTCCACAGATGGAACGGACTGGACACCTTGCTGCGGTTTCATGATCCCGGGGTGCGCGAATGGCTTTGGCCCATGCTCGATGCGCAGCAACGCCACACCTTGCTTGGCCCGGCCCAGAGCATCTGGGCCATCGGGCGGCAACACAGCTTGCTGGTTCAGGAGCGTTCTCCAGAAGACCTGACTGCCATCGCAAGCGCGCCATCCATGATGCGCCTGCAACTCAGGGCCGACCAGTGGTCTGGCGTCAGTGACTTTGCCAACGTCCATGCCGCATGGCTGCAGCTGTGTTCGCAAGACAGTCTGTGGGCTGACCGGCTCGCCATGCAAGCCGGCTGGCCTCAGCGCACCTTCCACAGTCTGCAACATGCCAGCCGTTACGGTTTGCACGACGCCCGTTGCCGCACGCTGTTTGCCAAACACGCGCTGGAGATCGGCTCGGACTTTCATCTTGCTCCCTTGTTGTCCCCGGTATGGCTGAAAACGGCGGAGGGCGTGCCATATGGACGGGCTCTGGAAGACCTCATCCACGACCGCCCTGACTTGCTGGCAGGGATTTTTCGAAAGGGGCTTTGA
- a CDS encoding putative type VI secretion system effector encodes MTDFIDVPNSSDLQKVTGHIQNFRKSRETANFFFTARDQSNMRLGAILSALIGDSGQAATLSNYASSMEDMGDYVQFELDGRSLAGWLWGSPFKEGDYVEAAVKKQGSRYELFALYKPEERTIALYPHCIKGTRAYLRSALKRTLLVNAFFITVLCILFLFVGNQSLEQGIKFVSSMGGIWSFLLAIVLTTGSCVAMTRKWIPFAKLAEKIFRALEFPSPSDINLWESTTRLTAPDEDYEDEEDNGLYFKY; translated from the coding sequence ATGACCGATTTTATAGACGTCCCCAACAGTAGCGATCTTCAGAAAGTGACAGGCCACATCCAAAATTTCAGGAAGTCACGCGAGACAGCCAATTTCTTCTTTACCGCACGCGATCAGAGCAACATGCGACTCGGAGCGATTCTGTCGGCCTTGATCGGCGACTCCGGGCAGGCGGCGACTCTATCGAACTACGCCTCGTCCATGGAGGACATGGGCGATTACGTTCAATTTGAACTGGACGGACGTTCCCTGGCCGGATGGCTCTGGGGCAGTCCCTTCAAGGAGGGCGACTATGTGGAAGCGGCCGTCAAAAAACAAGGCAGCCGTTACGAGCTGTTCGCCTTGTACAAACCTGAGGAACGAACTATTGCGCTCTATCCTCATTGCATCAAAGGGACCCGTGCGTACCTGCGTAGCGCCCTTAAACGGACCTTGCTTGTGAATGCTTTCTTCATCACCGTTCTTTGCATCTTGTTCCTGTTTGTTGGTAATCAGTCACTAGAGCAAGGAATCAAATTCGTTTCTTCAATGGGCGGTATATGGAGCTTCCTGCTCGCCATAGTGCTCACAACGGGAAGTTGCGTAGCAATGACCCGAAAGTGGATTCCCTTTGCCAAGTTGGCAGAAAAGATTTTTCGTGCGCTGGAGTTCCCGTCACCTTCCGACATCAATTTGTGGGAGTCCACCACACGGCTGACCGCACCGGATGAGGATTACGAAGATGAGGAAGACAACGGCCTCTATTTCAAATATTAA
- a CDS encoding TauD/TfdA dioxygenase family protein, translating into MSVATLERTQQTHQQFEILPFDAPLGAEIIGLDLNLPISAQELARIRSALVNHGVLVFRDQRITPQQHIDFSRRFGPLQVHVLNRFHLAGHPEILIVSNVVENGKPIGLVDAGADWHSDLSYMPKPSLGALLHSQELPAERGDTLYANTADAWDTLPAALKTLLAGKRAVHSYVYRYERLRKLSPWRAPLTQQQIDEVPPVEHPVVITHPESGRQILFVSEGFTSHIVGIPRDESDALLKELHAHITRPSNLYTHKWQAHDLVFWDNRSTQHYAAITPQHLRRTLYRTTVEGDVPR; encoded by the coding sequence ATGTCGGTCGCCACACTGGAACGCACGCAGCAGACCCATCAACAATTCGAGATTCTTCCCTTCGACGCCCCGCTGGGTGCCGAAATCATCGGGCTGGACCTGAACCTGCCGATTTCTGCTCAAGAGCTGGCCCGCATCCGCAGCGCCCTGGTCAATCACGGGGTGCTGGTCTTTCGCGACCAGCGCATCACGCCGCAGCAGCACATCGACTTCAGCCGCCGCTTCGGCCCCTTGCAGGTGCATGTGCTCAATCGCTTCCACCTCGCTGGCCACCCGGAAATCCTGATCGTCTCCAACGTGGTCGAGAACGGCAAACCGATCGGTCTGGTCGATGCCGGCGCCGACTGGCATTCGGACCTGTCCTACATGCCCAAGCCCAGCCTGGGCGCGCTGCTGCATTCACAGGAATTGCCGGCCGAGCGCGGTGACACCCTCTACGCCAATACCGCCGATGCCTGGGATACCCTGCCGGCTGCCTTGAAGACCCTGCTGGCAGGCAAGCGCGCCGTGCATTCCTACGTCTATCGCTACGAACGCCTGCGCAAGCTCTCACCCTGGCGCGCGCCGCTGACCCAGCAGCAGATCGACGAAGTGCCGCCGGTAGAGCATCCGGTGGTGATCACCCATCCCGAAAGCGGTCGCCAGATCCTCTTCGTCAGCGAAGGTTTCACCTCGCATATCGTGGGCATCCCGCGTGATGAAAGCGATGCGCTGCTCAAGGAATTGCACGCCCACATCACCCGCCCGTCCAACCTTTACACCCACAAGTGGCAAGCGCACGACCTGGTGTTCTGGGACAATCGCAGCACCCAGCACTACGCTGCGATCACCCCACAACACCTGCGCCGCACGCTCTATCGCACCACCGTCGAGGGCGACGTGCCGCGCTGA
- a CDS encoding cupin-like domain-containing protein yields MKQPKPFLSHAPEPAHSAARALPPRPDFIGLSAEEVAARKAARDLRDAQVRGVASVAEMRQAIREASAVLPTVREIVRIGPQKTAAFRERARAGLPFIMTGMASRWPLAAMSMEDLRKHFGQLPVRARVGDYINTAFAPDRAMQDMTLVDYLERAMADESGLPPYLGNLELRALNALCHWPNFFEKMGPPRFWIGPAGCITPLHCDYDDNVFAQVWGNKRVWLAPPHHDQYLYPKEANAILFGSPFDPDHPDLERYPLARQAALVCCEVQPGEMLYIPAGWYHQVSSLSFSLSSNRWARGRPLVLAAAESAGSKC; encoded by the coding sequence ATGAAACAGCCCAAGCCTTTTCTTTCACATGCCCCTGAACCCGCCCATTCTGCGGCACGTGCCTTGCCGCCGCGGCCCGACTTCATCGGGCTGAGCGCCGAGGAAGTCGCGGCGCGCAAAGCAGCGCGTGACCTGCGCGATGCCCAGGTGCGCGGCGTAGCGTCGGTGGCCGAGATGCGCCAGGCCATCCGCGAGGCCAGCGCCGTGTTGCCCACGGTGCGGGAAATCGTGCGCATCGGTCCGCAGAAGACCGCTGCCTTCCGTGAGCGGGCGCGGGCGGGCCTGCCTTTCATCATGACCGGCATGGCCAGCCGCTGGCCGCTGGCGGCGATGTCCATGGAAGACCTGCGCAAGCACTTCGGCCAACTGCCGGTGCGGGCGCGTGTGGGCGACTACATCAATACCGCCTTCGCACCGGACCGAGCCATGCAGGACATGACGCTGGTCGATTATCTGGAGCGGGCGATGGCCGATGAGAGCGGGCTTCCGCCCTATCTCGGCAATCTGGAATTGCGGGCCTTAAATGCGCTGTGCCACTGGCCCAACTTCTTCGAGAAGATGGGGCCGCCGCGCTTCTGGATCGGACCGGCCGGCTGCATCACACCGCTGCATTGCGACTATGACGACAATGTGTTCGCCCAGGTATGGGGAAACAAGCGCGTCTGGCTGGCGCCGCCGCATCATGACCAGTATCTGTATCCGAAAGAAGCCAACGCCATCCTGTTCGGCTCGCCCTTCGATCCCGACCATCCCGACCTGGAGCGCTACCCCTTGGCGCGCCAGGCGGCGCTGGTGTGCTGCGAAGTGCAGCCGGGGGAGATGCTGTATATCCCGGCGGGGTGGTATCACCAGGTCAGTTCATTGAGCTTCTCGCTGTCCAGCAATCGTTGGGCGCGGGGGCGGCCATTGGTGTTGGCTGCCGCAGAATCGGCAGGATCGAAATGTTGA